The segment tattttatttacttgaaaggcagagttacagagagaggagaagagacagagagagagagagagatcttccatctgccaattcactctccaaattgctgccagaggcctggagcttcttccgtgtctcccatgctgctagaggggtccaagcatttgggccatcttccactgctttcccaggagcattagcagggaactggattggaagcagagcaactgaggtTCCAACtgttgcccttatgggatgctggcattgcaggcagaggcttaacctactatgccacaacgtcgGCCCTGAgtgaaaatttttaagttttataaattaCCTTTACATTGTTAAATTCCAAAACataatttactttaaatattatATTCTGATCAACACTCTTTCAGGCATTCATTTTATATCTGCATTTTATtaggtttttaaatgtttttattatttttaaaattatttatttgacatttataTCACTAAATGGAATGAAGATAGATTTGTTGACACTAGTATGGTTAGCAATTCTTAAACCATTTTGAGCTTATTATAGGAGAGAATGAGTAAATATACTAATATATGAAAAACAAGGTGCTCATTTTGAGAAAAGGCAGGTATAAATATGGAACAGGAAGCAAAGTGGGAAGGAACACTGGGGGTCTGACTTGAAGTGGGATTACTGTGcctactgtgatttttttttttttttttttttttttttttttttttttttgcaggcagagtggacagtgagagagagagacagagagaaagatcttcctttttctattggttcaccccgcaatggctgctgtggcccatgcgctgtggccggcgcaccacactgatctgaagccaggagtcaggtgcttcctcctggtctcccatgcggatgcagggtccaaggacctgggccatcctccactgcactcctgggccacagcagagagctggactggaagaggggcaaccgggacagaatctggcgccctgaccgggactagaacccggggtgccggcgctgaaGGCGgaaattagcctattgagccgtggcgccggcccctactgtGATCTAGAACAGGTGGGGATGATTTGATCACTGAACGGTCTAGAGGCAAGAGCAGGCCATGGGCAGGGAGCCCAACTAGTGCTCAGATCCTGTTTTCTGAACACTATTTCCCACTAACCAGAATAAAAGCTTTGTTTAAGAGATGGTGAATCTTAGATTTGggtttaaaaaggaagaaaagcacaAAGGAGCCCAGAACATTTTATCTGCCAGAAGACATGGAGACATGTTTTAACAGAACAAAGGATGGGTAGGCACTTGGCATAGAGGTTAGGCCCCTTGGAACACCTGTaccccatattgcagtgcctggttcaagccccagctccatttccaattccagttttctgttaatgcacaccctgggaggttcagctacttgggtccctgccacccatgtgggaggccttgattgagttccaagctcttagccccagctgttgtcacCATCTGGGCATGAGcgagtagatgaaagatctctgtctctgtttctctgcctttctaataaaatgaaaataaatgttaaaacttttaactgtaaaaaacaaaacacaggtgCAGTCATCAagagttgaaaaaaatgaaagttcacAATCCTAcaaaaaaagggaattaaaaaagaaatataacagaaGTAAAAGACCTTCATTTTTCCCCACTGGTGTTATCATTGATAAGAGTAAAGACCATCCATGGATATCAAAACCATTCTTTGAAAGGCTGTTAAAGAAGAGTCTATTCATAGGCATTACCCCACAGATCACTTACTAACACAACAAGGGAAAGgaatctttacaatgaaaaaatCTGGGAGTCACTAACTTAGCCAGGTGCACAAACACAACGTGACTAATAAAAGGGCAAAATGACATGTGCTGCAAGAGAAACACACAACAGTACTTAGTTGGTATCCTTGGCAAAAATGTTTATCCTGAATGTCATCACGAGGAAACCATCTGACAATCCAGATTGTAGGAGTTCCCAAGGAACTGTCATTGATGCTTAAAAATGTCATGAAAACCAAAAAGAATTGGGTGAGAACAACTgttctagattttaaaaaatgaaagttataACAAATGCAATGGATAAGCCTTGATAAGTACTTGGATCACAAAACAAGAACTACAAATGACATTTTGGGGAAATCAAAGTGATTTAGATTTAGATATTATATTAAGTCAACAATTAATTTCTTAATaagaaaatcatatgattatatcAGAGAATATTCCTGTCCTTTGGTGATATTAAATAGGAAAGTGTTACAGCTTTATCttacttttaaatacttttagaaaatgatgcttttaagaaaaagatatatGTAAAAACCAAACTGTATAGATTCCCAACTTTCCTATTCATTCTTTATCTTATTGATTACAAAGCACTTTTGCAATTTGGTTCTATGAAAGaaccttattttttcctttccattatcACATGAAAGAAATTTATCCCAACAACGAAGCAAAAAAGTGCCTGAACCAGAGTCTTTTTTAATCACAAAATCTAGCTGGAGAAGATGCTGCTCTCTGGGCctgcgctgtgacatagcaggtaaagccaatgcccagagggccagcatccatatggatgccagttcatgtcctggctgctccatttcctatccagctccctgctaatgtgcctgggaaagcagcagaagatggcccaggtgcttgggcccctgtacccatgtgggagaaggggaagaagctcctggctcctggcttcagcctggcccaggcctggctgttgccgcaatttggcgagtgaaccaagcagagagattctctctctctctctctctctgcctctgcctctgcctctgcctctccctatctgcctttgaaataaataaatacatcttaaaaaataaagaaacacgtattaaataaacaaatattgtgttaaaaaaagaaaaaaaaagaaaaaaaaaaaacaaagacgcTGCTGCGTGGCTGTGTCTGTCTGGGGACTACGTGCCCCTGGCACTACTCACCTTCCCCAGGGCAGTGAGCAGATGAAAGTCGATGCTCTCTCTGTATCGGAGGATCTGAAGGATTCCATCCAAGTACACCTGGTCTTTACTGAAACACcctgaggaagaaaaagagtGCTTATTTCTGAAGCCGTATAATGTACACAAAAAAGTAAAGCTGCTTTGGTAAACAGCCTTTTCAAAAGGTTAAATATAGAGTTGCCGTAAGACTCAACAGTTCCATGGATATATGtccaagagaaatggaaacttaTCTGAACAAACATACAGAAATGTTtgaagcagcattattcatagtaggcagaaagcagaaacagaagcaggcatttagcctagcagttaagatgcctaagttctacactggagtgcctggcttcaattcttggttctggctcctgactgcagcttcctgccaaagcagatcTAGGACCcaatggtgatagctcaagtgattgggttcctgctactcacatgggaaacctggactgtattttcagctcctggctcagggttcctgctactcacatgggaaacctggattgtatttccagctcctggctcaggctccaGCCACAACCCAGTTGAGATTGTTTCAGGCGTTTCAggggtgaacaagtggatgggagctctgtctgtctctttctgcctctcaaataaataaaaaactacaaaaataatcaagtggaaacaacctaaatgttcatcactagcaaacagataaataaaatgtggaataCCAATTTAGTAGTAAAAATGCTGCAACTTGAGTGAATTTTGAAAACATGCTAATTGAAAGAAGCCAGCCACCACAAAGATCACATATCACATGATCTCATCTATATGCAATGTCCAAAATAGGTAACGCTACAAAGACTAAAATTAAAAACCACTAAAAGTGGTTGCTTAGAactgagggggaggggaagaaacagGAATGACTTCTAATGTGTAACTGGTTTCCTTTTGGAATGAcaaaaatattctggaattagTGGTGATGATTTCATAACCTTGTGAATATCCTAAAAACCAATGAAGTATGGTATGTGAATGTGAATTATctcaataaagcttttttaaaaagtcggAGAAAGCAAGAttgtcaacaaaacaaaacaaaacaagcaactgGTGAATCTAGATGAACAGTATACAGATGTTTGATCTACATTCTGTTGgactaaaattttcaaaataagctgGGTAAAAATAAAGCTAAGAAAAAATAGTCTTGGAAAACTGCAATGACCTCACATAACAAAGTCAGACATGCATGGATTCTCCTATTCGGGGATTAAGGTATTACCAAAATTATGAGACAACCTGGCCAATAAGTCAGAAAACCTGCAGCCAAGGGACACCCACCTGGTTGGGAAGTATCAGTCCATCCTCTCTTGGCTCGTACACAGTAATCCCATCTTGTATTGGGGTCCTTGACAAACTTGCCAATATCTTTGAAGAGTTCACAGAAGGACATCTGGCTGGCTCGATACACAGTGTAGTAGAGGAGGGCAGCCCTCCATAAAAAGGGGTCTTTTCTGAACAGGACGCTGTGAATACTTGCCAGTCCTTCCTCTGTGGGATTGTTGGGCTTTAGCTCATGTTTCTTACGGCCAGTCCAACTATTCCATGGTTGCTGGAGATTGTTAATACCTCGAAAATAATGTGTGCCTATGAAGAAAAGGCCCATGAGTGACAGTAGTGCCATTCTTGCATTACTTGCAtattcttcttcccttcctcaaaaaaaaattctatcaacAATTCTAAAACCAAAATGATGTGTGCCTAAAAACAACTTATTTTCTAAAGAGAAGAATCATAAACTTGAATTACTTAAAAAGAATCTCACATTGAACTGAACCTCTCAGTTATGATGGTAGAATTGAAATGCAGATGATTTATATGGCTTTATATGGCTTTCTAAGCCTAGCACAGCTAAACAGTGCCCTTAAATAGTTTGAAATGAGACAGAAATGTATCACCTTTAGTTCAGCTGAAGCTGAACCACCATGACTTtttgggaaacacacacacaaaaaaaaccaaaaacaaaaaccaaaaccacatcCTAAAAGAGTACTTCTTTAGGGCTAATTCCTGATATTACAAATGAGCAAATGGAAAAAGGTCACCAGTACCTATTTCATGCCTCAGCATTCCCTCCAGCCAGTGCTCACGTGCAGTGGAAACATTGATGGTTAGAGTTGGACATCCATTCACTACTGTCATTGAAGCTCGGGAAAGCAGATCCTCAGTGAGATGAACCACAATCTAAGgaagaacacacaaacacacacacacacacataaaacaacAGGCAAGAGCAGGGCAAGAAAGCTTTCATCAAAAGCAACGGACCCAGAAACTGAAGACTTGTTTTTTTGGTGTTGTTTACAACGACACTGACTCTCCAAGAAATCTAGAAGATGAAAGGTGCAGTCACCTTTGAACCTCCTAATTTTGACCCTTTTGGGAACTCAAGACTCCTTCTTGGGTTGAAGAGAAAGTAGATGGCTGTGCTGAGAAAGACAGAGGATTTGAACCTGTACCTCTGGTGTGTCTCAAATACAGTCCTCGGCTAATAAGACTCAAGTGAAGGTACAGGAGCCTGAGTCTTGCTAGCTGCCAGCCCAAGGCTTTCAAGTAGATCAACAGGGCAAATTTCCTAACAATTTTTATAAAGTGATTCATATAATTTCACTTGCAATGCAGACATGGcagtgaaaagaagaaaacagtatGAAACTGAAGAGTCTTTTTCAGAGTATGCATTTTCAAATTATGCAGTTTTTGAAGGCCCCttctatgtatagatttcaattttttgtaccgAAATCAGCATATTTTTAATCCCATTCTTCTACAAGTTCTTTCTTTTAGGGCCCCTGATGTTTAATGAGAAATCTGGGTGACTAATTTCATGAGTAAAATAGGGTTGGGCAAAAAAAGAttgcagaaagaaagaagttagaATGCCAAGTCGGGTCCTCGTGGTTCCCCATGGTTCCTACCTCTCCCAAGCAGCCTTCCTTCATCATGTACTTCCTGACATGACTCCAGATGCGAGTTTTGGAGAGCAAGCTACCACCAGTGGCTTGTTCAAATTTTTCATAACTTCCGTATTTCTGTAAAGTTAGTTCCATGATATTGATGGActgtaaaagaatgaaactgtATAAGTAAATAACCTCATATTACTTTGAGATGAGTAATACCATAAATACCATTATTCTTATTTACTGTGACCTGATACCTAGACTACATTGCAAATAAGTGCCACATTTTTCTAATCCTAAACGATTTCCActtattttcacaaattttttttttaattttttttttgacaggcagagtggacagtgagagagagacagagagaaaggtcttcctttgccattggttcaccctccaatggctgccgcagctggcgcactgcggccggtgcaccgcgctgatctgatggcaggagccaggtactcatcctggtctcccatggggtgcagggcccaagcacctgggccatcctccactgcactccctggccacagcagagagctggcctggaagaggggcaaccgggacagaatccagtgccccgaccgggactagaacctggtgtgccggtgccgctaggtggaggattagcctattgagtcgcggcgccggccttattttcaCAAATTTCAACAAAAGCCTGTGCACTCTCCTTTACCTGGAGATGGAGAGGCTCGTGCTCAGGTACTCAAGCAGGTCTGATATCTAGGAGTCTAATCAGCTGGAgcagagaggctcctggctgcccgAGAGTACCTGGAGGTTTGGCGGGAGAAATGAGTGGAAAGTGCCTCCGCACATCGCTCCGTTACAGTtctctctcagataaagaaaaatcGGACTTCTGAAAACTGGAAGAAGGATCAAGCAGTCTTCCATAACAATCCAAaaaatctgctgttttcctgaGTGGCTCTTGTTGCAGAAAACAACATAAATAAGAAAcctttggggctggagctgtggtgctgcaggttaagccactgcctgcagtgctggcatcactggcTCCAGTaacagcttctccacttctgatccggcttcttgctaatgcacctgggaaagcagcagaagatggtccaagtacttgggcccctgccacccatgtgggagacccagaagaagcccctggctcctggctttggcctggcccagtcctggtcattgtggccatatgaggaATGAAAGagcagacggaagattctctgtttctctttctctctctgtaactctttcaaataaatacataaattttcaaaaacaaacaaaaaaaaaaaacaaacaaaataaaagggggccagtgctgtggtgtagtggataaagccgccacctgcagtgctggcatcccatactggcacttgttcaagtcctggctgctccgcttccaatccagctccctgctaaatgcacctgggaaagcagtagaagaaggcccaagttcttgggcccctgcacccatgtgggagaaggggaagaagctcctggatcctggcttcagattggcccagctccagccgttgcagccatttggggagtgaaccagcataagatgtttctccttctctctctcttgctctctctagttctctctctctctctctctgtaattctgcctttcaaataaacatataaatcttaaaaaaaaaagaaactttttatcttttgttcACAGTAGGATACCTTCTACTTTTCATCCTTCATAAATTCTTACAACAAAGCAGTAAAAAAGTTGAGGTATTTTTCTCCAAAGGCACATATGCAGGCTGGaaggcaaaaaacaaaataaaactggtAATGAATCACAATGTAATTCACCAGTATCAGCAGGAAGGCCACAAGAAAAGAACATGTAAGAAGAAAACTGCTCTTCAATGGCCTTTTGGGAAAGAAGCTGGAAAACTCAAATATATCTTACATGAACTGTGAAACAAACTAGAAAATTCTTAGATATGTCATATAAAGTCTGTAGTTTCTAGACTGTCATTGGGGTAGCAAGGATATAAGGTACAAGCTCTAGAGTTGGACACCTGAGTTGATACCCTGGCTGTCACTTCTGGCTGTGATACCTTGGGCGAGTCACTAAACTTGTGACTCAGTCTCCTCATTTATtaatggggataataataacaATGTCTACTTCGTGTTTTTGATGAGGAAGTTTAACCGACTCTTGTAAAGCATGTCTGAGACATAACAAGACAACACGTGCTGACTATCGCATTACCACCGGTGCGTGAACATTGCTGACAACTGCCGTTGATACAGACAACCTGCTTGACACAAAAACTGCAGAAAAGCTCACTTGCTACGAATTGGAACTCAACATATATATCATGTATACCAGAAGAACATAATTACTAATAAACCGAGCATGTATCATAAAGTTATCACAATAAGCAATGCCCTCAGTATGCTTTGCCTCGCTGATTTACTGAAACTGTTATTGAAAGGTTTACCCTTCAAAGTGAGGTCCAAGGGCTAGCACCTCTGGTGTGGTGTGGGAGCTGGTTCCAAACACAGAACTGAAGCCTCCTATTACCCTTATGCCTACTGAATCAGAGGGAGAGGCACAAGGAATaagctcctcctccctctacttGTTTATCCCCCAAAGTGCGCACTGGCCTGGACAGGGCTGGGGCTACGGCCTCAAgcagggaacacaatccaggtccccacgtggatagcaggactccaattacttgagccaccacccctgtctcccagaatgtgcactggctagaagctgcagccaggaattgaaccagctgtcttaactgctagcctaAATGCCCACTACAAGATCCCCGGGTGATTCAAGTGCACAGTAAAACATTAGAAAGGGGATAAGCATTGTGACACAACCGTTCAGATGTTGCACTGGATGCCTGAATCACATGCCAAAGTATCTGGGTCTAAATCCCTGATCTATtttcatccagctttctgctaatgtgcaccctgggaggcagcaggtgatggcttaactatTTAGAtgtctgctacccacatgggagactcagatgggagTTCCagatcatggcttcagcctggcccaaccattcgtttggggaatgaatcatcagaattatttctgtcactttgcctttcaagtaaaaataaataagtaaataaataaataaaacttttaaaaaa is part of the Oryctolagus cuniculus chromosome 16, mOryCun1.1, whole genome shotgun sequence genome and harbors:
- the MATCAP2 gene encoding putative tyrosine carboxypeptidase MATCAP2 isoform X6, which translates into the protein MELTLQKYGSYEKFEQATGGSLLSKTRIWSHVRKYMMKEGCLGEIVVHLTEDLLSRASMTVVNGCPTLTINVSTAREHWLEGMLRHEIGTHYFRGINNLQQPWNSWTGRKKHELKPNNPTEEGLASIHSVLFRKDPFLWRAALLYYTVYRASQMSFCELFKDIGKFVKDPNTRWDYCVRAKRGWTDTSQPGCFSKDQVYLDGILQILRYRESIDFHLLTALGKVSYEDVDRLKGLAVTENLRVPHFLQDHSRYMEHLEKIMEVNELTDRELKDLI
- the MATCAP2 gene encoding putative tyrosine carboxypeptidase MATCAP2 isoform X5, yielding MSINIMELTLQKYGSYEKFEQATGGSLLSKTRIWSHVRKYMMKEGCLGEIVVHLTEDLLSRASMTVVNGCPTLTINVSTAREHWLEGMLRHEIGTHYFRGINNLQQPWNSWTGRKKHELKPNNPTEEGLASIHSVLFRKDPFLWRAALLYYTVYRASQMSFCELFKDIGKFVKDPNTRWDYCVRAKRGWTDTSQPGCFSKDQVYLDGILQILRYRESIDFHLLTALGKVSYEDVDRLKGLAVTENLRVPHFLQDHSRYMEHLEKIMEVNELTDRELKDLI
- the MATCAP2 gene encoding putative tyrosine carboxypeptidase MATCAP2 isoform X1 — its product is MKTPVPVMSSGTWYCLERQPAVFVTSSVSSPVKFMHDISVTGSSIVLPPKPKSKVKRHYFSTLPKPKQQPQLSRSFEKGDDFSGKKFCILTAIKPTNLEKEKLRFFRSDYTYNPQFEYANPALPSVLAKHSNASDRFLKQSINIMELTLQKYGSYEKFEQATGGSLLSKTRIWSHVRKYMMKEGCLGEIVVHLTEDLLSRASMTVVNGCPTLTINVSTAREHWLEGMLRHEIGTHYFRGINNLQQPWNSWTGRKKHELKPNNPTEEGLASIHSVLFRKDPFLWRAALLYYTVYRASQMSFCELFKDIGKFVKDPNTRWDYCVRAKRGWTDTSQPGCFSKDQVYLDGILQILRYRESIDFHLLTALGKVSYEDVDRLKGLAVTENLRVPHFLQDHSRYMEHLEKIMEVNELTDRELKDLI
- the MATCAP2 gene encoding putative tyrosine carboxypeptidase MATCAP2 isoform X4, which produces MLESIRVTGSSIVLPPKPKSKVKRHYFSTLPKPKQQPQLSRSFEKGDDFSGKKFCILTAIKPTNLEKEKLRFFRSDYTYNPQFEYANPALPSVLAKHSNASDRFLKQSINIMELTLQKYGSYEKFEQATGGSLLSKTRIWSHVRKYMMKEGCLGEIVVHLTEDLLSRASMTVVNGCPTLTINVSTAREHWLEGMLRHEIGTHYFRGINNLQQPWNSWTGRKKHELKPNNPTEEGLASIHSVLFRKDPFLWRAALLYYTVYRASQMSFCELFKDIGKFVKDPNTRWDYCVRAKRGWTDTSQPGCFSKDQVYLDGILQILRYRESIDFHLLTALGKVSYEDVDRLKGLAVTENLRVPHFLQDHSRYMEHLEKIMEVNELTDRELKDLI